In the Dolichospermum flos-aquae CCAP 1403/13F genome, TTTAGAAGAACGTTTGCGAAAACTTGGCAAAACAGAAGCTATCAACCCAGATGCGACAGGTGAAACCATTGTTAATTTTATTTTTTCTGGCAAGCATCCGATTCTGAGTGGCAAACTCGAAGATAAAAAACTAAAAGCTTATCGAGATTTGTATGCAGGTATGATGTCTGTTTTTCGCAATTCATACGCACACCGCATCGTAGATCCCAGTCCAGAGATAGGCGGAGCAATTATTGTGTTTATCGATCTGCTCTTGAAAATGTTAGAAGACATCAACTGGGATGCAACTGAGGACGAGGTATAAAAATCCTGCTGCACACAGATCGTATCAAAATAGTTTTCTGAAAACGCGAATTTACTAGAAGCAAATGAATTCTGTTGCGTAGTCAATATCATAGTATCACATATCAAACATGGTGCGATCGCAAATCTTATAAAGTAAGTTGTAGAAATTTGTTGCTTTCAATTGCAGCCTTGGGAAGTTCAGTCAAAAAGAGTGATAATGGAAAAGATTAACGCAGCCATTTCTGGTTTCCCAATTTAATCAGCTATGCAAAACCTCACCAGAATTACCCGTAACCCAGAAGTAATGGGCGGCAAACCCTGCATCCGGGGAATGCGTGTCACAGTTGGTACTATCGTTGGACTAATGGCATCTGGACACAGTGCAAATGATATTCTCAAGGCTTACCCATACCTTGAAGAAGCAGATATCTATGAAGCTCTTGCCTATGCTGCATGGCGGGCTGAAGAAATTGAAGTCCCGTTGATAAGTGCATGAAAATTTTGATTGATATGAATCTTTCCCCCGATTGGGTAGCGGTTTTTGGGAGGTATAATATTATCGCTGTCCATTGGTCTACCGTTGGCGATACCCGTGAGAAAGATTCGGTAATTATGGAGTGGGCAAGAACTAATGGATATATCGTCTTTACCCACGATTTAGACTTCGGTTCTCTGTTAGCTGCCACGGGTGCAAATACTCCCAGTGTTATTCAGGTTCGGACTCAGGATATTTTGCCTAGTAGCATTGAAAATATAGTAATTTCAGCCCTGAACCAGTTTGAATCTTCTCTTTTTTCCGGTGCGTTGCTAACAGTTGACAAAGCCCAATCTAGGGTGCGTATTTTACCCACTAAACGTGGTTAAGAGGGAGTGGATATTTCTGGGTTTTCAACCATAAACCGCTGTATTTTGTAATTTCCCGTGCTGCATATCATAAAAAAACTTCACTTATCACCCTTTCCCCAATTCCTGAGCGCGTTCTTTCGAGGCTTTGACGGCTTCAATGATAGCGGAACGAAAACCGGCTTTTTCCAAGGCGCTGACACCGGCAATGGTTGTCCCACCAGGACTGGTAACTCTATCCTTGAGTTCCGCTGGGTGGATTTTTGTTTCTTGTAACAGTGTGGCTGTTCCTAAGACCGTTTGTACAGCTAGTTGTTGAGCGATCGCTCTTGGTAAACCCACAGCCACACCCCCATCAGCTAAAGCTTCGATCATCAATGCCACATAAGCCGGTCCACTACCAGATAATCCTGTCACTGCATCCATGAGACTTTCCGATACTTCCACCACTTCCCCCACAGCGGTAAAAATCTGCTGTGCTGTTTGTTGGTGATGGAGATGAGTATAAGCACCTAAAGAAATTGCGGTTACACCTGCACCTACTGTAGCGGGAGTGTTAGGCATAGCCCGAATTATGGGAACTTGGGGAAAGGCTGCTTCTAATTGTTTTAAAGTTACACCCGCGAGGATAGAAATGATCAGGGGTGAATGTTCTGTGGGCAGGATATCTACTAATTCTTGGGCTACAGCACTAAATATTTGGGGTTTGATTGCCAACATCACCGCTGTTTTTGCTGCCCCTAACACCAAGCTATTATCCGTAGTTACAACCACCCCATATTGCTGCTCTAAATAGCCGCGACGTTCAGCCTGGGGTTCACTGACGATGATTTCTGAGCCTTGATAAATACCACTGACAATAAGGCGGGATAATAGAGCTTCTCCCATTACCCCACCGCCAATTAAGCCAAATTTTATATTCATTTTGATTAGTCACTAGTTAGTGGTCAATTAATTATCAGAACTAATGACTAATTTACCTTACTGTGCCATCCGAGTGGGTTCATTTCCCCAAGCGGTCGTTGCTGCTGTCGCTGCGGGACGAGCGGGACGAGCTTGGCTGATAGGCACTTCATGTATTAAACCACCTTGAGTGCTAACTTGCACGCAACTGGGAGTAAACAAGAAGATGCTTTCACCAATTCGTTCTTGATGTCCGTCTAAGGCATAAGTACCACCGGCAACAAAGTCAACTGCACGTTGAGCTTGGTCGGGGTCCATAATGGTCAAGTTTAATACTACTGATTTGCGTTCGCGCAGTGCTTGAATCGCTTGGGGCATTTCTTCAAATGTGCGAGGTTCGAGGACTAGAACTTCAGAGATTCCATTAATTGCGCCTGGCATACCAATAACGTTACTCATAGGTTTGGATACTGTTGCAGCTACTTCTTCTGTACTGGTAGGTGGATTTTCCCGCCAACGCCGATTGGCAGGAGTGGCTTCCTGTGGCGCTGGTTGAGGATTTTCTTGCTGATAGATGTTTTGATAGTTATTGGCTGTATCAGCTTCTTCTTCGTAGTATTCGTATTCTACCTGCTCATTCAAACCAACAAAGTCCCTGAGTTTGGAAAATATATTACTCATGTTGTACGCTCCCGGATTAAAATTCCCCTAATTTTCCTGGCTATAAGTTACATTAAAGTTCCTTTTAGGCAGTAGTCGTAACTATAGTAGATGTTGGACGTAGCAATTGTACTACTGATTTTACTCTTTAGTACAAATTCTCAATTATCAACAGATACTTATGTTAATGCTTGCACATTAACGAATCTGTAACATTGAGTTAAAATTGTAGCCTAATGATCATTAAAAATAAAGGGGGTCTGACCACCTTTGCAATTAAGCATTACTTATGAGATTATTGTATTTTTTGACAGAATAAATTCGCAACCAATTGCCAATCATGGTGTTTAGAACCAAGGCTACAGCTATATCTACGCTCGTTCACCAAACAAAATTGTACCTAATCGTACCATTGTTGCTCCTGCTTGCACTGCCAATTGGTAATCACCAGACATACCCATTGATAATTGCTGCATTGTAATATTTGGCCAATTTTTTGATTTGATGGTTTGTGCTAATTCATACGTACTATTAAATAGTGTTAAAATTTCTCCAGCCGCCAAACCTTGCGGCGGAATTGTCATCAAACCTTGAATTTGTAAATTTTGACATTGGTTGAGTGCTGCCAAGTCAGCTAATAATTCTGGAACCATCCAACCAGATTTATTCGCGTCGGGGAGAATTTTGACTTGTAAGCATACATTCGGATTCACTCCCAGTTCTTGCGCTAGAGTATTTAAGCGTTGTGCCAGCGGCAAGTTATCAACGGAGTGAATCCATTGAAATAGTTCTAAGGCTTTTCTGGCCTTGTTCGTTTGCAGATGTCCAATTAAGTGCCAGGTAATATCCGATAGATCTTGCAATTCGGCTTGTTTACTGGCAGCTTCTTGGATGCGACTTTCGGCAAAATCACGAACTCCTGCGGTGTATGCTTCCCGCATTAATTCGGTAGATACTCTTTTTGTAACAGCAATCAACCTCACTGTAGATGGGAGTGAGGCGCGAATTTGAGTAAGGCGATCGCTAAGTGAACTATTCATTGGAATGTGCGCTGAAATACACCTTGAAGTTGCTCGTACTCTTGAGAATTACCACTGCGGCGCAAAGTCCGTAGGCGATTTTCCAGCATCATTCTGGCTTCAGTCCGGCCAATTGGCTGAAATTTCAGGGCTTTAAGCTCAGTTGTTACCAGAAAAAATAAGCGTTGGGCGTAGAGTGTGGTAAACAGATCCTGGTTCTCATCAACCATACAGATCCTATAGAGTAAACCCCAAGTTGGATGATTTATGTAAGTTTCTGAGTTTTCTGGATTCATTTCCTAGTCAGGGTGGGGAGTATATGTAGCCGGGAACGGGGAACAGGCTGAAAAGTTTGATGATAACTGGATGTTTTCATGCAACTGACAACCGCTATAGCTTGTTCTGCAATTCACTAACATTCAGAGGATAGTATATCCCTTCCGCCAAATTTTTCGTTGACAGTGCGAAACTAACAATCTTCTTGACGGTTTCTGATGCAAAACAACACCCTTTTAAGTCTATGATGTTGCACAGGCTTCTTTCTATCCTGCCACAATTCTCACCCAACGGCGCAAAAATGGACATTTATCCAGCCGGCATATAGTAGTCAGATCCCCCAGATCCCCGACTTCTTCAAGAAGTCGGGGATCTTGTTACTGATTCTTAAGAGAAGGAAAATTTTTCCCACCTAGTTCAATTTGTCCAGTTACGCACCCAGCTTTTAACCTATTTACTAAATATTCTAAATCACTGGCAATAAAATTTGTGCCATGATCTGGTTCTACTAAGCTAATTAAATTGGCATCATTTATTATTTGATCACCTAAATCAGCAATTCCTAGAAAATTGAAAACCCCTGATTCATAAGTTCCACAAGGTACAGAAGGATTATTCATCCCCACACAATATTCATTGTCTTGAAACCAATCAAAACTAGGATAGCCATGAAAGTGAACTATGGGCGCACCATTGGCGATTAATTCTGGTGTATATAAAGCCGCAGCCAGACTAATAGCTAACATGACATAGATATCATAGGAAGGTTTGATATCTGCTTTTCTTGAATTACTTCCTAATGGTAATTGCAGATGTAATTTATCTTGTAAACCAATGCGAAGAATATCAGAATCAATGTTTAAATCCGTTTTATTTGCCCCGGAACGAGAACTAACTAACCAAATATCAGGTATTTGCTTAAATCTATTTTCTGCATTAATAGTCAGTTTAATAAAACGTCTACCTTGTTCATTTTGGCGAAGTTCATGACTACTAAATCCGGCTACAGGTAATAAATTTTCCCATTCATCAATAGTGATTTCTGGCTTACCGACATAATGAGGAGGTTCAGCATAAGCCACAAAACCATAAGATACTCCTGTTCTGCCATTAACGATGACATTAACAATGTCTCTATGGGATTTTCTTCTAATAACTTCATCTAATTTAAATCCGGCGGGAAATAAACCTGTAGATGCTAATTCTTGCCCTAATTTTACCAGCTTTCCGGCATAGTTTGATAGATGAGGATTATATTCTCCTAGTTCAAAGCGACTAATTAATAATGGAGTAATGGGGACAAATACTTTAGGGATAAGTGATTTTAAAGCAAAATTCTCAATTTCATTGGGAGCGAATTTAGAATCAGAAAGATTCATATTCAAAATAGAAAATTTTTCATCAGATACACCAATAACAATTTCTGAAAAGGTTTTAATTAGTGTATTGATACCAATGCGAATTTTTTCTGAATAAGGTGTGAGTGGATTAACAAATTCAGCATCTATATCAGTGAGAATTATTACTTGTGTATTTGTCGGATCTTCGACATATTTGGCAGCATGATCTTCCGCCCAACTACTTAATTTAGCAATTTCGATAACGGACATTTGCTGTTTTTCTTTCAACCATGTATAAGATAACTTATACCAAGCCTCAGCTATAAATATTCCTAATTTTCTTAACCATGAATTTGGTCTTTCTACGTCTATTACAGCATCAATATCTGCTCTGACACTCTGCATTTTTAAAGATTTATGCCAGTTAATAATGGGGATTTTAATGGTATGTTTTAATTCGGTTGTGGCTTCTTTCCAGGGAATTACTTTCACACCATGCTTTTGCAGATAGAAAATTAATTGTTGGCGGAATCTGACAATAACTTGATGATGATAATTATCGGGTAAAGGTCTAAAAGTAACTTTTAATTTTTCAGCCATGAATTGAGGATTAATAATTGGTGCTTGATATCCTGTGGGTGATTCTCCAGAAAAGCCACCAATTAATTTACCAATAGTTTGTAAACTAATACCTTGAGTTAAAGGTTCATGGGCATAATTATTAGTAACATTCATTTCCTGGATTAATGCTAAAATATCTTCTTTATATGTGGCTATTTCTATTTGTATTTCTGGAGTAATTACACCCTTGGGAGAACGAATATTTAGCTTGCTATTTTCTGACCAGAATAAGACACCTTGTTGAGTGAGTTTTGCTAAAATTTCTGCTGCGTTCATAACAAAATTTCCTGTATTTAAAAATAGGAAGTTAGAAAAGAGGACACCTGGCTGAATTAGGCTATCCTAATCTAGCGAAGTGTCCCAATAATCAAGGAGGAAAAACTGGTTTATCAGTAATTAAACAGAATTTGTAGAGGTTATATCTGGATAATTTCTGACTGAGAATTTTCTAATTCTTCAGATAATCTGAGAGAAAGTTCTTCAATGGTGGGATAATACCAAAGGTGGATAAGTGATAATTTAAATCCCAAAAACTTTTCGGCTCTACTAGC is a window encoding:
- the pipX gene encoding transcriptional coactivator PipX produces the protein MNPENSETYINHPTWGLLYRICMVDENQDLFTTLYAQRLFFLVTTELKALKFQPIGRTEARMMLENRLRTLRRSGNSQEYEQLQGVFQRTFQ
- a CDS encoding cell division protein SepF encodes the protein MSNIFSKLRDFVGLNEQVEYEYYEEEADTANNYQNIYQQENPQPAPQEATPANRRWRENPPTSTEEVAATVSKPMSNVIGMPGAINGISEVLVLEPRTFEEMPQAIQALRERKSVVLNLTIMDPDQAQRAVDFVAGGTYALDGHQERIGESIFLFTPSCVQVSTQGGLIHEVPISQARPARPAATAATTAWGNEPTRMAQ
- a CDS encoding DUF433 domain-containing protein, which codes for MQNLTRITRNPEVMGGKPCIRGMRVTVGTIVGLMASGHSANDILKAYPYLEEADIYEALAYAAWRAEEIEVPLISA
- a CDS encoding YggS family pyridoxal phosphate-dependent enzyme, with the protein product MNSSLSDRLTQIRASLPSTVRLIAVTKRVSTELMREAYTAGVRDFAESRIQEAASKQAELQDLSDITWHLIGHLQTNKARKALELFQWIHSVDNLPLAQRLNTLAQELGVNPNVCLQVKILPDANKSGWMVPELLADLAALNQCQNLQIQGLMTIPPQGLAAGEILTLFNSTYELAQTIKSKNWPNITMQQLSMGMSGDYQLAVQAGATMVRLGTILFGERA
- the proC gene encoding pyrroline-5-carboxylate reductase, which codes for MNIKFGLIGGGVMGEALLSRLIVSGIYQGSEIIVSEPQAERRGYLEQQYGVVVTTDNSLVLGAAKTAVMLAIKPQIFSAVAQELVDILPTEHSPLIISILAGVTLKQLEAAFPQVPIIRAMPNTPATVGAGVTAISLGAYTHLHHQQTAQQIFTAVGEVVEVSESLMDAVTGLSGSGPAYVALMIEALADGGVAVGLPRAIAQQLAVQTVLGTATLLQETKIHPAELKDRVTSPGGTTIAGVSALEKAGFRSAIIEAVKASKERAQELGKG
- a CDS encoding DUF5615 family PIN-like protein, encoding MKILIDMNLSPDWVAVFGRYNIIAVHWSTVGDTREKDSVIMEWARTNGYIVFTHDLDFGSLLAATGANTPSVIQVRTQDILPSSIENIVISALNQFESSLFSGALLTVDKAQSRVRILPTKRG